A stretch of DNA from Deltaproteobacteria bacterium RBG_16_64_85:
GGTCCGTCCGCAGCCCGCTCTTCCGGTCGAAGAACCGGAGATCGCTGCGCGAAACGGCGAAGGTGTAGGTCCGCCCGGTTTCGATGGGAAGGCTCATGCTCCCGGGAAGTCTCGATACGACGTGAAGCGCGTGCGATTTCTCCCCGACGTTTCCGTAGACGAGCCTCTCCGCGCCCAGGTACTCCGTCCAGGTCACCTCGAACGGGTACGTGACGACGCCGTTGGCTTCGTTCACGAGCTCGGCCGGCAGGAACGTCTCCGGGCGGAAACCCGTCAGGGTGTCGTCCTCCCCCAGGAGGTTCATGGGGGGCGAACCCACGAAGGTGGCCACGAAGGTGTCGGCGGGCCAATGGTAGATCTCCATGGGAGTCCCCACCTGCCGGATCTTTCCCTGGCTCATCACCACGATCCGGTCCCCGAGGCCCATCGCTTCCACTTGGTCGTGGGTGACATAGATGGTGGTCACCCCTACGCGTTTCTGGAACTGACGCAGCTCCTCCCTCGCCGAGGCGCGCAGGATGGCGTCCAGGTTGGAGAGGGGCTCGTCGAGGAGAAACACGCTCGGTTCCCGCACCATCGCCCGGGCCAGCGCCACCCGCTGCCGCTCTCCGCCGGAGAGCTGTCGGGGCTTCCGGTCGAGCAGCCGCTCGATCCCGAACATCCCCGCCGCCCATTCGACCTTCTTCCTGATGGCCGCCTTGTCCACCCCCC
This window harbors:
- a CDS encoding ABC transporter, which encodes MFESSAGTITETDGEEAGTVARVELRAISKRFGDVRAVDHVDLDTVEGEFLVLLGPSGCGKTTLLRMVAGIEEPTSGDILIDERVVTGLPPRMRNIAMVFQSYALYPHMTVYKNIAFPLRTRGVDKAAIRKKVEWAAGMFGIERLLDRKPRQLSGGERQRVALARAMVREPSVFLLDEPLSNLDAILRASAREELRQFQKRVGVTTIYVTHDQVEAMGLGDRIVVMSQGKIRQVGTPMEIYHWPADTFVATFVGSPPMNLLGEDDTLTGFRPETFLPAELVNEANGVVTYPFEVTWTEYLGAERLVYGNVGEKSHALHVVSRLPGSMSLPIETGRTYTFAVSRSDLRFFDRKSGLRTD